In the genome of Channa argus isolate prfri chromosome 8, Channa argus male v1.0, whole genome shotgun sequence, the window GTTTGATACTTTTAGGTTGGGCGACTGTAATTCCATATCCTAAGATCCTGCAATTAATCGttaatgctgcagcaagagtgctgactggaattagcaagagagatcatatttcaccttcactagcttctctccattggcttcccattaaatctagaatagaatttaaaaccctgcttcttacatataaagctctgaatgaccactttgatctcacaatgcaggtctacttgtgtttcctagaatttccaaaggtagaatgggaggcagagcctttagctatcaagctcctctcctgtggaaccagctcccagttcagattcaggaaacAGACACCTTCTCTATTTTTAAGTCTCGGCTTATAacttttattattgattttattctgtaaagtgccttgagatgacgtTGTTGTAAATTGACGCTATATagataaagttgaactgaagaCAGCCTTTATAGCTGTTCAGTATTTAACTCTTGTGACCACAATCAAGTCTTAAGGCCAATGGATCCCATCCAGTCAGTCAGTGCCTTTCAAATCATAGGGGAAACCAATGCAAAAACAGCCCTTTAACAGAAAAGTGGGACGCTCTCTGTCTTGATGCTGAATAAGAATGCAGGATTGATTCACATTACAGGATTGTAAGCATTTACTGTTTTATGGCTAAGTGCATTCATTTCATGAGGACAATGATGGATGCAGATGCCGGATTCCATTCAGAGAAGTAAATTCCTGCAAGTCAACCAGTACTTTTTAAGAAACTGCAGGCGCTGTGAAGCCTGTGTGGTTTCTGAGAAgactcttgtttttttattacattctcTACAAGTGCAGgtacataaaaatgttgttaaagacACATTTAGATTAGAGAAGTGGCATCCTGGCATCTTTTTCAGGATGtcgatttcattttaaaatacaggcTACATATTTCTCTTGAAACCCCCATCACACTTTATATAAATGGACTGTTTtggaaatattacaaatatagCATATTACTGATGTTTTAGGTTATAAGCAGCATTTGGGGTCAATGGGTTAGTTGTAGCTGCTTaatacagacatttaaaacactgattCCATcaatctaaatatttttttaagttattttaatgttaGTCATGTTCATGAATAATTGGACAATGATGCAAATGTTATCCTTTTGGCTCTGTACACCACACTGGATTTGAACATTTGATGAAATCAAGATGTGTTTACAGCCATTGTAATTCATACAGCCCCAGTTTCTGTGgctaataaatattcaaataatctTAAATTGTAGAAAgctttgttttcaaatgcattGCAGTCAATAGCTCCTCTTCAACACACTGCTGTGAATTTccactgaagaaaaaataacATGGTGACAAGACGGTTGTGAGAGATGGTttcaaactactttttaaaaatcttactTTACACCTAAATTGTAATTGTTCCAAAGCTTTAGCACATAAATTGCAAAAAGTGTCACATTTTGTAAAACTCTTATCAGGATTCTTTATCAGGATTAAAAAAATGGCCAGataatatttttatcaatattgTTGCCACCTACACTATAGACGAAGGCATCGTTAGTGCTGAATgatatctaataataataataataacaggcTTTTTCTCTACAGCACCCTCATGTACAAGTGCCTTAAAGTGCTGTATATCAGCtacatgaaaatattaatagAAGCACTTTATATTCAAATCTGGAGCTGTGCCAGGACAGGTGTAATGTTATTGCACCTTTTAGTTCTGTGATTGTATGTATATGTTCATGCAGCATTGGGGACTTACATATTCCAAATATAGGATGCCACACCCGTGTGTGTAATGTCTTACAAACCCTTTCATTATGATCAGCATGAGTCGCATAACATTCTAAAAACAGCGTGGGAGCAATGTGACCCTGTAACATTCTTCCTGTTAAATATTGCAGGTAGTTTTTGTAGGAATAGAGTTACACACTGCAGCTCTAAAACATTAAAGACCTGacaactccccccccccaccaaaaaaacaaacaatgtaatGACCATTTTAAAGTGTAAGTGTTTCCTTACACTGGAATTTCCCAACCAAATCCAACTCAAATCAGAAGTGGCCAGTTTGTCATCAGGTGttgctgcttaaaaaaaaaaaaaaaaaaaggtgtggtGAAGTGTGATGTCATAACGGTTTTGTAAAGAATTCTGAAAGCTGATATGATTGCGATCACGCCCAATTTGTCAGTCCAGACTGACAGCAGTGCATAAAGCTCAGAAAGATCGTTGGCTGTAGTATCACCATCCAGAAGACTAGTCCACACTACTTTACTGTTCATCATGATGAAGCTGATTCTTTCTGTGACAATCGTCTCATGGATGCTCTTCAGCACAggtaaatgcatttttgtattatttatttaaagagcCCGGCCTAGTTTAAGCCTGTTTTATATTATCAGACCTACCATATGATGTACTTTAATAATCCCTGAAGTTACACATCCAGAGGGGaacttcctttttaaaatctatgaCCACCAGTAACCGTAACAACATTCCACATCTGACTTGTGTTTTTCCCCATTTCAGCTGCAGCACTTCAGTGTCAACAGTGCTCAAATGAGACCTGTTCAGCCACAACAGACACCACATGTGAAAAAGACTCTGCATGTTTGACGTCTTCCGGTCTACGTAGGTTTCCGTCATcccatttatttcattttcagtgaaaTACATGTATTACCAGACAGTGTGTGCTTCCTGTCCACCCTAACGTCCCGCTCTTGGTCTCTGTAGTCACCGTGTCTGGAGTTACGGACCGGGGCATTATCAAGACGTGTGTACCTGCCTCCACGTGTGCTTTAGGCAATCAGACATTCTCACAGAGTGTTTTTAACCTCAGCATTATTTTGAATGCTTCGTGCTGCAACACAGATAACTGCAACTCTGGAACTCTGAACTGTGAGTACAGATGGTTAAGTCTCTTGTTTGAAATCTAGGATAGATGAGACAACTGGATACTTCACTTGCCGCTCTGTTCTATTGTTGAATCCCCTCATCCTGTATCAAATGATGCTTTCTGTTTCAGTTCCTACCACTCCACTACCCAACAATCTGCAGTGCTACACTTGTGAGTCCACCAGCCCTGGCTGcatcaaaacacaaatacagtgtaAGGGAGTTGAGGATCGCTGCTTTCGATCTGAAGGTGAGTTTTACCAAAGCTTCACTTTTACGGACGTTTCTATTTTAATTATctggctttattttatttacaagacCTGAATgcagttgggtgcaaaggtttgAGTGCTTCtatattttgaaatagcaaCAAGaattttttaaccttttgttCTGATTTATAAAAGTCATCATTTTACTAGAACTTTTCATATATCCTCCTTGAGGAcatctgatgatgaaaaaacagTTGTACCAGCTCAATGTgcattattactattattagtGTTACATTTGCATCCCCCCGCATGCATTTCCCtgaaaggggatgcaaacttaacccttaACCTCAATTAATAATATCATCGTTGCGTCACTAACAGTAATCCAGAGTAGTGGCAgactctgcacttatatagtgcttttctccctattggctctcaaagtgctttactctgcttcttattcacccattcacactaacaatcacacacacacgcacacactgatgggggagctgctatgcagctggccaacactcgccgggagcaactaattttCTTTTGGATTGTGTAAATATTCTAATCTGTATTCTAGTAGTTGTACTTCGTGATTTTTTGTAAAACTGACTTTTCCTCTACAGGGACAGTTGCAAACACCACCGTTGTGTCCCTCGGCTGCACATCTACAAACCTGTGCACAGCTGGTTCCAACTTAGATTTCACGGCCAGTGGTTCTAAGATCCAGTGCTGTGGAACTCCTTTGTGTAacgctgcttcaacaacaactacaacaaccatgTATTTTCTGCTTGGACTCCTTCTCTTTAGCTTCTATTAAGTCAGTAAATGTGGAAGAAGCACCTTTGAAATCACTCTGAAATGACCTTTTGACACTTGAACTGGGGTCTACTTCTCACTACCATCTTTAATTTGCTGTTACTAGAAAAtccaaatgtggaaaaagctgaGATGGGATAGCAAGTTAATTACCACATATAATACCTGAATATTTACTCTTTATATACTGAATACCATATTTTTTGTACAGTTGAAGTTGttttcataaatgtataaatacaaaacTCCAGTTAATGCTACGATATGTGACATTTGAGAATCAACTTAGCAGTAATATGACATCTGAAATCAGTCCAACAAGGACATTTATTGACCACACCTTGGTCCATCTTAAGTCATCTGCAGGCTAATTTGTGCACAAGTCTGTAGGACGTAACAAGGCAAAAAGGCCTCACACTGCCTCCTTCTGGTAGAAACAATTTACTGCAACGTGCAACGTGTCAACACaatattttgctgttgaattaCTTTGGAATATATGGATCTATATATGATAGAATTGTTGTTCCAATCCAGACTAACTTCAATAATGGATTACAGCTTTGGTCATTTGCTTAGACAcgtctgtccacacacacaggccaaaaCGCAAGTTCACtgcacaaaatgacacattttgttctTAACACCAGTAAAACATTCCAAACATGCAACGAAAGCTAATTTTCCCTCAGCACAACCTGTGGTGCCTTCCTTTcacaacaaaccacaaaataCACTGGAGATAACCAAGCTGTTTCAAAAAGGCTGCTGAAATACTATAAAGATTTTCTGAGAAAGTTTTGATCCATGTCTGTGGGCAGATCTTTCTGTGCCCAGCTGTCTGACAGTGAGTATCCAGACCAGACCGGCTCTCACTAAAGACCAGCACTGGTTCTGCATTCTTCCTTTCATTCCAAGATTCAAATAACTGTATTGATCCCTCAAGGAAATTACATTGCCTTGCTACAGCTGATCTGGCTGGAAAAgtagaacagaaaagaaaagcaccTCAACAATCTGAGGGGAAACCAcatagacaaagaaaaaaagttactAACTACTGAGATACAACAATAAACAAGCTGATCATCAatgaaaaaaaaccaaaggtATTGCCACCTACAATCAGAAACTTTTAGTTTACTGcttcagatttctttttattccattttgcTGAGTAATGTAAATGCtacaatgaaaatgtatttaattatttatttgatgtaaaataaaatgtatctctTAAAACTGTCAGTTGTGACAGCACTGAATTGGTAATGTTGCAAAGCAGCATCTTTCCTGTTTCTGACCTGACAGAATCTATTCTAATAGCTCAAAGGAAGCAAGAGGTAAGTACAGTTTGGGAAGGAAATGGTGCTAAAGTTTGCAGTGCACGATGGTTTTCAGTAACTCTGAGCCACTGATGTCCCACAGCCTTCCACACAGATCACTTTGAGCAAAGTGATTATCTACTGTGTGTAAACTGCTACTCAATCGTGAATATTTACTGTGGGGACGTATCTTCTAAAAGTGTCCTGCAAAGTTGGGTTAACATGAACATAGTCCTAAATGGATGCTTGCCAAAGCCAGAATCTCAGCCAATCCCAACTGTCAGTTGAAACCCCAAAAACTGTTTGATCTGGCATCAGACGTCCAGAGGATGAAACATGCGTCAACTCGAACTAGTTTAGATACATTCTTGTTGATTCTAAGGCTTAATGGCTTTGCCTTTCAAAGCAAGAGcagagtaaacatttctcaaattGGTCATAGTATGTGTTACCCATTGTACGTCCCtttggacaaagacaactataaaaatacttaatgaatgataaatggtctgcacttatactgcacttttctaccttattagtgctttacactgttcccacttcacccattcacactcaccaaCTGGGCCTTCACTCAGTGGGGGCAGCTAACTCGGGTTCatatcttgcccaaggacacgaCATGTGACGGAAGGAGCCGGGAGTCCAACCAACTAACATCCCTAAGGTTGATGGACAACTGATCCACAGTCGCCTCTCTTGCAattgtaaataacaaaaatgaagtCACAGTGGGTCTAAAGGTGACACCATTACCACCATTACCTGGGGTTGTAATAATGAACATCATCAGTCAGTGTGAACTCTTCagatgataaaaagaaaaagcccaAAAGGAGCAACTAGTGTGAGGGTCACActaaagtataaataaatatgtcaaaCAGGTTTAACCAACCTAATAATACGATCATTGTCTTTTGCATGAAGGAAACTCACTCACTTCATTTCACATTAGGCTCTTTAGGCTTGTcactatacttgttctgttagatcttagtgctgcatttgataccattgatcataacattttattaaagagactgaaacatgaaattgggattaaaggaactgcactaatttggtttaaatcttatctgtctgatagatttcaatttcttcatgttaatgatggatcctccatgcacacaaaggttatctatggagttccacaaggctctgtgttaggaccaatactttttactttatatatgtctcctttaggcaacattattagaaaacactccatacatttccactgctatgctgacgatacccagttatatttatctatggaaccacaTCAAAAAAATccgttaatcaagcttcaagcgtacaagacataaaggcctggatgtcccacaatatCTTAAAGATATCCTCACATCAAAAactacaacaagacaccttcgTTCCACCAACACTTATTGCCTCTACCCTTCCAaaaccaaactccacacaatgggGGAACAggtttctcagcagctgctccaggGCTCAGGAATGCGCTCTTCCTgtgaacctgagggcaccacagactggaATGttccaataaatgtttttttctgttcagaaaagcattttaaagtgatcattactttttttattatgctaTTATGCGATGAAAGTAGAGCGAtctatgttttacatgttttttatgttttattcttgcttttaatctgcttgtgtagcactttgacatttgtcaacaaatgtaaagtgctttataaataaaattaattattattattattattattattattattattattattattattattattattattattattatcatcattattattattattattatttcttacttctaaactcacACAAAACTACAGTTATAGGATTTGGGCCAATAAATCTGAGATACTGCTGTCctaccatattgttactctagatggcataagtcaggcctccagtactactgcaaggaaccttggagttatttttgatcaggatctgtcctttaactcacatatataacaaatctctagaacagccttcttccacctacggaacatgatgccgaaaaactggtccatgcatttgttacctctaggttggactacagtaattccctactttcaggatgccccagtaactaaagagcctgcaattattccaaaatgctgcagcaagagtgctgactggaactagcaagagagatcatatttcaccttcactagcttctctccattggcttcccattaaatgtagaatagaatttaaaaccctgcttcttacatataaagctctgaatggtcaggctccatcatatatagaagacctcatagcaccatatcatcccagtagacttgtggttcccagaatttccaaaggtagaatgggaatcagagcctttagctatcaagctcctctcttgtggaaccagctcccagcaagcagacaccctctctacttttaagtctcggcttaaaaccttcctctttgataaagcttgtagttagttatagttatgctgctataggctcaGACTGCTGGACTGCACTGAgcttctttcctcttcttgtccctctctcctctcctctcaccccacatttatttgtcaccatcGTGTGAGATTAACTATGTGTCGTCTTCtccccgtagttgtctttgtccacctctgtctccctctctctgtccctttctgcagatgtccccagctttggagctgtgtgttttccagtgtgcagctactggtccaaccaacctgcccgatgttttgttgttggttttgttgctctttttcttttcttttttccttttccactcaccccaaccagtcaaagcagatggtcatccaccctgagccttgttgtgaattggtgctatatagatttgaattgaattggatcccaaataaaaacaaaagcacatacAACAGAACAAAGCACTCGGCCACCCTGAAACTTCAAATCATgactatatacacacaaaaactggcTTAGGGTTAGGGGAAACAACGTAAGGGTCAGGTTACATTAGGAGTAAACATAGGTTAGTGTTAGGtgcaaaaacttcagggtaaagttaagttacaaaataaattacataaaatcagAAAGCAAGGTCACACACATACTTATTTACTATAGTAATCACTTGCACCACGTTGTGTTAAAATCATCATTAAAGCGCACAACTCACAATAGTTGAGAATTTACCCTGTCAATGTCCTTATGAGACTATTTCACTATATTCTTCATCATTGCAGTTGAAACAGGGTTAACTGGGCTTATCCAGGACAGGGATGGGTCTGGGTACAAACACCAAGTTGCACGGCGAACATCCTATGGCAAAAGCAGCCTGGAGTCACCCTACAGATACTAGAGCTGGTAGGTAAATTTACAGAAGAACAAACGGAACAACGTCGTCATTCAATATGTCACTGGAGTGTCTGAGTAACTCGAGAGACTCTTCATCATAAACCACATCCAGGTGCATTTTAAACCAAGCAGCATAATGAAGCAGCTTGTCAACCCTGAGGATACAACACCTAGACATATGCAGTCAAAAGAATCCATAAAAAGTATCAAGacagtatttcattttcatgtttatcATACGTTACTTTTTGTCGGTGTTACTTTCCAAATGttgttacacacatttttacttttgtccttGTGGGTCCTCATTAGTCTCAGCTATGTGTGAAATTTAATGGCTGACCTGTCTTTTCTTATGTCAATCTGGTAAATCTGCAATATTTTTATGTCCCAAAAAATGCACAAGCACAAatccaaaacacacaatatttaGTAACTTTATATGTTTTCACGTTTAGAGTCTGTATTGGTTGAGCCTCTAAAATACAGATGTCCACTTCGATTTAAAAAGGtatttctttacaaaacaaataatgagattttgtgttttctgaggaGACTAATTAATGGGAAGATCCTGGTATTTTTACCACTCTGTCTGTAGAAGTAAACATGGACAAGAATTTTGTCTAAGGCAAAACCAGATTGTGCCATCTTAGTTTCTTTTTGAGACACATCCtaaagtgtttctgtttgtaaCTATGTATGTTTCATACCACTCATTTCCTCCCTGATCCAATGCAATGGACAATGGACATGGAGATGTAAGCCAAGACTGTAAAGGCTGCTTTGAATAACAAATGGTGGCACACAGttcactttatattttaaaaaactcaaaAGTTTCTGTCTTGATTTTTGTATACTTAACTACTGACTTTATGATAACCATAATAACCATCCAATCATTCAGGCTCATGggtggctggagcctatcccaggtgTCACGGGGCGAGAGGCTGTTTAAACTCTTTGTTTgagcatgaaaacacaaagtgaactTTAAACAGATGACAATCTCTGTACCTGGATAATGCTGCCACTGTCTAGTTAAGTTAGTGTGTCCCTCGTTAATaatattatacatatttattcaaattgctGAGTTTAGATATTGATCTTTTGATATAAAAATTGATCAGCTGGGACTGTAAGTATAAGTAGTTACTCTGCTCTAGGAGACTATCAGCATCCAGTGCAGCTGGAACTTGAGTACATGTTCATTACATTGCTgtgaagatatttttaaaagtaccgTATATCACATAACAGTATTGTTTTGGTTGCTGGTGTGTTTTCTAGTAGCTTAATAGCATTGGGTTAAACACTAGCTTCTAAATACATCAGTTCATTGactattttgttattattatttctctAAAATGTAAGAGAATATTTAGCCACAGGCCAAAGCGAAGGTAACTtttaaagctgtcagataaatacatttagtatTAAACGCTCTGAGTGAGTGCTGACGTCCTGCTCAAATATTTGAGAAATAAAAGCCACACCTGCTGAACTACCAGAATTACTGAAATGAGTATCTCAGGTTGGGTTTCATAACATTCCAGCTGATAAAAAGTGAGAACAATGGGGAGCCAGGGCGTTGCTTTAAATGCAAAGAACTATGTCTGACAGTTTCCAACACATGATGATACCATCACTGGCTTGTTCATGAAGGATGTTCTTTCACTTTGCTTTAggctgaaacaaaacagaaacagccgacaaaatgctgcagcacgtTAAAACGCTGAGAGATTGAAAGATTAAACAACCATTATAAAACAAACTTAATCATGTGGTTTATCCTGCATCAAGGCAGCCacatgcaataataataataagtgcaGTTCATTCACCTCGTAATTCAATTAGTCCTTCCATACAAAAGGTTGGACTTATTCGattattgtatatgtatgttttaCCAAACAACGATTTTTAATGCAGacatctttgttttaaaacatgttccGACAGAATTTACTTTCCAGAGTCGGGGATAAAATGTTGGGGATCTTCTGGTATAAAAGCCGAGCAACTGTTACTTTAAAATCACCCCATTAATTTCACAAACTGCTCTGCGTCTCCTTTAAGACCATGTCACTTGCTTGACAGTCTTACGGGACTGTCCTCACCTgtcataaaatacaaatgaacgATCTCATAGCAGAGAGCAACAACTTAAATCAGAACTTTACTCCAGCATTATGAGCtacaatttttgtatttttcatagAGAGGGAATGTtccaaaaaaaatatgtgttatCTTTGAACTATTTATAATCAAAAAACGGTTTAAttattgtttcagtgtttttattatcaaaatctTCTGAAGAATCAAAATTACAAGGACTCCTCATAATTAATGGCCTCTGTccttattttattcaaatactGACTAAACAGTAAATATACTATTGTATTTGCTGATGGCACAAGATGacaactttaaatacattattataacTATGCCAACCTGTGCTAGAAATACCAGTACTGGAAggatttgtttgctttgtttcaaaCTACACACACCTACTAAACTGGCATTCTGGTGTTTTCCTacattgttttagtttcatttttacgAAACAACTTGATTCTCTTTTAGACCTGGGcacatttacagtgcatccagaaagtattcacagcacttgactttccacattttattatgttacagtcttatttcaaaatggagtaaattcattattttcccaaaaattctacaaacaataaccGTTAATGTCAACGCGtaagaagtttgttttaaatctttgcaaatttataaaaaaaaaagaagaagaaaaaaaaatcacacgtGTATAAGTATTTGCCAATGTACAACTTCTGCGgtcaaagaaattatttcaacCACTTACTGAAAATGAACTTGGACTGGAAATTCAAGTAGTGTAAGGGTTTCCATGAAGCCTATTCTTGTTTTTCCAGATGTAAAGTATCTTAGTTAATACACATTTCCAATTTAATAACCCACCATtgacaatatttctgttttatatagaaacacatattttctttacaaatcCCATcacaattataaaatacaatgacAGTAATAAAAAGTATTACACTGAACAGAATCCAGAGTCTGTATAGTAAGATTTAGAGTAATCCAATCATATATAAGTAtattaaattatgttaaatacTGCAAACAGATACAGTGCAGTAAATGATGGCTTCTGGAAGGAAttactttctgtatttttcttcatGAATCAAAAAACCTTTTGACCTTTTGACAAGTGAGGTGTTTGATGCttttaaaatggaataaaaatggattcaattcattattttcctcaaaattctacaaacaaaactccaaaatgacaacgtgaaagaaatTTGTTTGGAATCTctgca includes:
- the LOC137132181 gene encoding phospholipase A2 inhibitor and Ly6/PLAUR domain-containing protein-like; translated protein: MMKLILSVTIVSWMLFSTAAALQCQQCSNETCSATTDTTCEKDSACLTSSGLLTVSGVTDRGIIKTCVPASTCALGNQTFSQSVFNLSIILNASCCNTDNCNSGTLNFPTTPLPNNLQCYTCESTSPGCIKTQIQCKGVEDRCFRSEGTVANTTVVSLGCTSTNLCTAGSNLDFTASGSKIQCCGTPLCNAASTTTTTTMYFLLGLLLFSFY